Proteins from a genomic interval of Treponema brennaborense DSM 12168:
- a CDS encoding SLC13 family permease, producing MKSKNAAAWAAQFVKREAVLCAAVVLAAVSTCVVRPSLAAVNAAIDRRVLALLFCLMLIIQAFRSLSVLDAAADFLLKRCAGVRSVYAAFVALIFASSLFVTNDVALLTFVPVSLAVCRRSGIDPVPLVILETLAANLGSCVTPMGNPQNLFLYSFYRMEPAAYTVALAVILLAVFRVVDYPVCMALSAAVVAVCNFRLFARVDYGLLLTFAAFFLFTENISLLPDISAALQSALDSRFAVYMGGIAASQVISNVPAALLLSGFTDYGRELLLGVNVGGLGTLIASLASVISYKLYSAAAAETEDARAHGSGRYLLQFTVYNLIFLAVLIPLVYVLSLRG from the coding sequence ATGAAAAGTAAAAATGCAGCGGCGTGGGCCGCACAGTTTGTCAAACGGGAAGCCGTTTTATGCGCAGCCGTGGTGCTGGCGGCGGTTTCAACGTGTGTCGTACGCCCTTCGTTGGCAGCGGTGAACGCCGCGATCGACCGGCGAGTGCTCGCGCTGTTGTTTTGTCTGATGCTGATCATTCAGGCGTTCCGGTCGCTGTCCGTCTTGGATGCGGCGGCCGATTTTCTTTTAAAGCGCTGCGCCGGCGTCCGTTCCGTGTACGCGGCGTTCGTAGCGTTGATATTCGCGTCTTCCCTGTTCGTAACGAACGACGTCGCCTTGCTGACGTTCGTTCCCGTGTCGTTAGCGGTGTGCCGCCGTTCCGGGATTGATCCGGTTCCGCTGGTAATACTGGAAACGCTCGCGGCGAATTTGGGATCCTGCGTTACGCCGATGGGAAATCCCCAAAATTTATTTTTATATTCGTTTTACCGTATGGAGCCGGCGGCGTATACCGTGGCGCTGGCGGTGATTTTGCTCGCCGTGTTCCGGGTCGTCGACTATCCGGTGTGTATGGCACTGAGTGCGGCGGTCGTCGCCGTCTGCAATTTCCGTTTGTTTGCCCGCGTCGATTACGGTTTGCTGCTGACGTTCGCGGCGTTTTTTCTGTTTACCGAGAACATTTCGCTGCTGCCGGATATTTCGGCGGCGTTGCAGTCGGCGCTCGACAGCCGGTTCGCCGTGTATATGGGAGGAATCGCCGCAAGTCAGGTTATCAGCAACGTTCCCGCGGCTTTGCTGCTTTCAGGATTTACCGATTACGGACGGGAATTGCTGCTCGGCGTGAACGTCGGCGGATTGGGAACGCTGATCGCGTCTTTGGCAAGCGTTATTTCCTATAAGTTATACAGCGCCGCCGCGGCGGAAACGGAAGACGCACGCGCGCACGGTTCGGGGAGGTATCTGCTGCAATTTACGGTGTATAATCTGATTTTTCTTGCGGTGCTCATACCGCTCGTATACGTACTGTCGTTGAGGGGGTAG
- a CDS encoding tRNA-uridine aminocarboxypropyltransferase, which yields MAEKCLKCFRPVSHCYCGDIVPFDPGFKFVFLMHPKEAYRQRTGTGRLASLSLIDSEIIVGIDFTRNARLAGLLADPSFYPVVLYPGPDAWRAGDAGFAAELRRCGVGAQFASGRKKLVVLVIDATWFCAKKMLRLSPNLLTFPRLSFSGSYRSQFEFKKQPADGCVSTIESCYYLIRELQSAGIAAPETDPEPLLRVFKKMVSFQIESEIRRIESGTPGRHAYDAERDPRRLRQLRASRPGLTDFTGSAPDQ from the coding sequence GTGGCTGAAAAATGTCTGAAATGCTTTCGCCCGGTATCGCATTGTTACTGCGGCGACATCGTTCCGTTCGACCCGGGGTTTAAATTCGTTTTTTTGATGCATCCGAAAGAAGCGTACCGGCAGCGAACCGGAACGGGGCGGCTTGCGTCGTTATCCCTGATCGATTCGGAAATCATCGTCGGAATCGATTTTACCCGAAACGCGCGTCTTGCCGGTTTGCTGGCGGATCCCTCGTTTTATCCGGTCGTGCTGTATCCGGGTCCGGATGCCTGGCGTGCAGGCGACGCGGGGTTTGCTGCCGAATTGCGGCGCTGCGGTGTAGGGGCGCAATTCGCTTCCGGCCGAAAAAAATTGGTGGTATTGGTTATAGACGCCACGTGGTTCTGTGCGAAAAAGATGCTTCGACTGTCGCCGAACTTGCTTACGTTTCCCCGGCTGTCGTTTTCCGGCTCGTATCGATCCCAATTCGAGTTCAAGAAGCAGCCGGCGGACGGATGCGTTTCAACGATCGAGTCGTGCTATTATCTGATAAGGGAATTGCAGTCGGCCGGAATTGCCGCGCCTGAGACGGATCCGGAACCGCTGCTGCGCGTGTTCAAGAAAATGGTGTCTTTTCAAATCGAGTCTGAAATTCGGCGCATAGAATCCGGAACTCCGGGGCGCCATGCGTACGACGCGGAACGGGATCCCCGGCGGCTTCGGCAGCTGCGTGCCTCGCGGCCGGGACTCACGGATTTTACCGGCAGTGCGCCGGATCAATGA
- a CDS encoding Rpn family recombination-promoting nuclease/putative transposase, with amino-acid sequence MNADFPRWEDVTITNDFFFAYSMLHDTELCRLLLRTLLKLDAKEITYVNTQETLAAAPGSKSVRLDVLLETTNEIVNVEMQTTSEPNLFKRIRYYQSSIDIGTAQRGADYDDLKKLYVLFICTKDPFGEGLPRYTLRTVCDEHTALDVRDERFAVVYNAAAYENELDSETAAMLHYIAEGGTDTETAKSFAERVFKLKTDGAAKGAFMKYEIEIKRIRKEGFAEGESLGFAAGESSGIAKGEIRGMEKGKAEGIYATAGNLLSMGVLTPEQIAAATELPLETVQELACQKR; translated from the coding sequence ATGAACGCAGATTTTCCCCGCTGGGAAGACGTTACCATCACCAACGACTTCTTCTTCGCCTACTCGATGCTTCACGACACCGAACTGTGCCGCCTCCTTCTGCGCACCCTGCTCAAGCTGGACGCAAAGGAAATCACCTACGTCAATACGCAGGAAACCCTCGCCGCCGCCCCCGGCTCCAAAAGCGTCCGCCTCGACGTGCTGCTCGAAACCACGAACGAGATCGTCAACGTCGAGATGCAGACGACCTCCGAGCCGAACCTGTTCAAGCGGATCCGCTATTACCAAAGTTCCATCGACATCGGCACCGCACAGAGGGGCGCCGATTACGACGACCTGAAAAAGCTGTACGTCCTGTTCATCTGCACGAAGGATCCGTTCGGCGAGGGTCTGCCGCGCTACACGCTCAGGACCGTCTGCGACGAGCACACTGCGCTCGACGTTCGGGACGAACGGTTTGCCGTCGTCTATAATGCGGCGGCGTATGAAAACGAGCTTGATTCGGAAACGGCGGCCATGTTACACTATATAGCGGAAGGCGGAACGGACACGGAGACGGCGAAGAGCTTTGCAGAACGGGTGTTCAAGCTGAAAACCGACGGTGCCGCCAAGGGGGCGTTCATGAAGTACGAAATAGAAATCAAACGCATCCGTAAGGAAGGCTTCGCCGAGGGCGAATCCCTCGGTTTTGCAGCAGGCGAATCGAGCGGTATTGCTAAGGGCGAAATACGCGGCATGGAGAAAGGCAAAGCGGAAGGAATCTACGCCACGGCCGGCAATCTCCTTTCTATGGGAGTGCTTACGCCGGAGCAGATTGCCGCCGCAACGGAATTACCGTTGGAAACCGTGCAGGAACTCGCTTGCCAAAAGAGATAA
- a CDS encoding glycosyltransferase encodes MHFTILQSVYKKDSPDFLEECFTSIATNTLLPECIILVKDGPLTDELESVIFAWQQKLPLYVVGYSENHGLAYALNYGLQFCKTELIARMDSDDICYPDRFEKQVLFFEMHKDTVILGSGIEEFYLDGKGREYRKIRLYPKRTERKSKTLYRGTPIAHPSVMMKTELLKKYKYNIDTKCNEDIDLWLRILGDGYIIKTLQEPLVHFRITDATFHRRSASKAFTEFVICSKYLNTVNGINKSSILPVLKLLTRFLPNKLNKKLYLSKKRENLFLEKYMNLKVLSSYVFMKNGHLFEALLEFEENDTLLIKAKQLDTDINNIIEIPASEVILYKTNENSDIALHV; translated from the coding sequence ATGCATTTTACAATTCTTCAATCTGTTTACAAAAAAGATTCTCCTGATTTTCTTGAAGAATGCTTCACTAGTATTGCAACAAACACGTTGTTACCCGAATGTATTATTCTCGTTAAAGACGGACCTCTTACAGACGAACTTGAATCTGTTATTTTTGCTTGGCAACAAAAACTTCCCCTATATGTCGTCGGATATTCAGAAAATCACGGGTTGGCATACGCGCTCAATTACGGACTTCAGTTTTGTAAGACAGAACTTATCGCCAGAATGGACAGCGACGATATCTGTTACCCCGACAGATTTGAAAAACAGGTTTTATTTTTTGAGATGCATAAAGATACCGTAATACTCGGATCAGGTATTGAAGAATTCTATCTGGACGGGAAAGGTAGAGAATATAGGAAAATACGCCTATATCCAAAAAGAACAGAACGAAAATCGAAAACATTGTACAGGGGAACTCCGATCGCACATCCCTCCGTTATGATGAAAACCGAACTTCTGAAGAAATATAAATATAATATTGATACAAAATGTAATGAAGATATCGATTTATGGCTGCGAATACTTGGCGATGGATATATTATCAAGACATTACAGGAACCGCTCGTTCACTTTAGAATAACTGATGCAACATTTCATCGACGATCCGCATCAAAAGCATTTACGGAATTTGTAATTTGTTCAAAATATCTCAATACGGTGAACGGTATTAATAAATCAAGCATACTCCCCGTTCTCAAATTGTTGACACGTTTTCTTCCCAATAAACTGAATAAAAAACTATATCTTTCTAAAAAACGGGAAAACTTATTTTTGGAGAAATATATGAATTTAAAAGTCCTCAGCAGTTATGTCTTTATGAAAAACGGGCATCTATTTGAAGCATTGCTGGAGTTTGAAGAAAACGATACATTACTGATAAAAGCAAAACAACTCGATACGGATATAAATAATATTATTGAAATACCTGCTTCCGAAGTGATTTTGTATAAAACTAATGAAAACTCGGATATTGCATTACACGTTTAA
- a CDS encoding glycosyltransferase WbsX family protein — translation MKKTKLIAIYFPQFHQTPENDEWWGKGFSDWNLVKNAAPLFPGHYQPRVPIDGYYDPREVAVLKRQALLAQKYGIDGFMFYHYWFDGKLMLEKPMEMLLAYKEINIPFFISWANESWTRKWLGHNEILLEQKHSVDRNLWKKHFEYLVPFFKDERYVKIDNKPVLSIYNPELIKKTKEMFHLWNELAIENGFEGIHFMAIKNFDFPNPSFLENYDSLLKFQPREANTSNKNPNRQKIHSIKFLRLLPEKLRLFIGDIKRTHSKYVILSSNKIWDYLLKNACVNDYPMFPNLKIFESAFWGWDNTPRYRNRATIFSELTRFEKRKYFSDLYKKVSNSDSEFIFFNAWNEWSEGAYLEPDDKYGFENLEIIYEVLNSN, via the coding sequence ATGAAAAAAACAAAACTTATCGCAATTTATTTTCCGCAATTTCATCAAACCCCAGAAAATGATGAATGGTGGGGAAAAGGCTTTTCAGATTGGAATCTTGTAAAAAATGCTGCACCTTTATTTCCGGGACATTATCAACCTCGCGTTCCTATCGATGGATATTACGACCCGCGAGAAGTTGCGGTATTAAAACGGCAAGCTTTGCTCGCCCAAAAATACGGTATTGACGGGTTTATGTTTTACCATTATTGGTTTGACGGCAAATTGATGCTTGAAAAACCGATGGAAATGCTCCTCGCATATAAGGAAATAAATATCCCTTTTTTCATCTCTTGGGCAAACGAGAGCTGGACAAGGAAATGGTTGGGACATAATGAAATTCTCCTCGAACAAAAGCATTCAGTTGATAGAAATTTATGGAAAAAACATTTTGAGTATTTAGTCCCATTTTTTAAAGACGAACGTTACGTAAAAATAGATAATAAACCGGTTCTGTCAATATATAATCCGGAACTGATAAAAAAAACAAAGGAAATGTTCCATTTATGGAATGAACTTGCAATAGAAAACGGATTTGAAGGCATTCATTTTATGGCAATAAAAAACTTTGATTTTCCGAATCCTTCTTTTCTGGAAAACTACGATTCCTTACTGAAATTCCAACCGAGAGAAGCAAATACTTCAAACAAAAATCCCAATCGGCAAAAGATACACAGCATAAAATTTCTCCGTTTACTTCCGGAAAAACTACGATTATTTATTGGTGATATAAAAAGAACACATTCAAAATATGTGATACTTTCATCCAATAAAATTTGGGATTATTTATTGAAAAACGCATGTGTAAATGATTATCCCATGTTTCCGAATTTAAAAATATTTGAAAGTGCTTTTTGGGGCTGGGACAATACCCCCAGATACAGAAATCGGGCAACAATTTTTTCAGAACTTACCCGTTTTGAAAAACGGAAATATTTTTCGGACCTGTATAAGAAAGTTTCAAATTCAGATTCTGAATTTATCTTTTTTAATGCATGGAACGAATGGTCGGAAGGCGCCTATTTGGAACCGGATGATAAATATGGTTTTGAAAATTTAGAAATAATCTATGAAGTTTTAAACTCCAACTAA
- a CDS encoding EpsG family protein, with product MQYYSFSYSIPYMLFFLISFSFCINNTNSGNQLTVKAHRMFSLYALFFIFIFFIGFRGYIYTDWNVYGKVFEETPSFFSIREKRDNFLKKHDSWNIGYLYFTIFCKTISSNYFVFQAISFIIDFIILYYFFKYYFIDIKLIFMSFVFFFLFGGVLGFGLEVNLMRNAKAMMCFLVSIRYIEKKKIQFFLFLNLLGFTFHTIALLFLPFYFILNKSFPRRLILLLFIIGNGIYLLHIQWLKEFLQFFNESIHTPFYSLIEVYLRMKKYSGEWGLSVGYIERTFSFLAVFLFEKRLLEHNKKNKIIINSFYIFIFIYLYCSEISIILNRVGLLFSFGYWILFPQIYFLTSGKRKKYFLLIFLIYGLLKCSTCNSLFFHYENALLPHKTYEQRYPLMKNFSNYLDDQL from the coding sequence ATGCAGTATTACAGTTTTTCTTATTCAATCCCATATATGCTTTTTTTTCTTATTTCTTTTTCGTTTTGTATAAATAATACGAACTCCGGAAATCAATTAACCGTAAAAGCTCATAGGATGTTCTCTCTTTATGCGTTATTTTTCATTTTTATTTTTTTTATAGGCTTTAGAGGATATATTTATACCGATTGGAATGTTTACGGCAAAGTTTTTGAAGAAACTCCTTCTTTTTTTTCAATACGGGAAAAAAGAGACAACTTCTTAAAAAAACATGACAGTTGGAATATCGGTTATTTATATTTCACCATATTTTGTAAAACGATTTCTTCCAATTATTTCGTATTTCAAGCTATATCGTTTATAATCGATTTTATAATTCTATATTATTTTTTCAAATATTATTTTATTGACATCAAATTAATTTTTATGTCTTTCGTTTTTTTCTTTTTATTTGGCGGAGTATTAGGGTTTGGCCTTGAAGTCAATTTAATGCGTAACGCAAAAGCAATGATGTGTTTTCTGGTTTCAATAAGGTATATAGAAAAGAAAAAAATTCAGTTTTTTTTATTTTTAAACTTATTGGGCTTTACGTTCCATACGATAGCACTCTTATTTTTACCTTTTTATTTCATTCTTAACAAAAGTTTTCCCCGTAGGTTGATTTTATTATTATTTATTATAGGTAACGGGATTTATTTGCTGCATATACAATGGTTAAAAGAATTTTTACAGTTTTTCAACGAATCGATCCATACCCCCTTTTATAGTTTAATAGAAGTATATTTAAGAATGAAAAAATATTCCGGAGAATGGGGACTCTCCGTTGGCTATATTGAAAGGACATTTTCCTTCTTGGCAGTCTTTCTGTTTGAAAAAAGATTACTGGAGCATAATAAAAAAAATAAGATTATTATTAATTCTTTTTATATATTTATTTTCATTTACTTGTACTGTTCGGAAATATCGATCATATTAAATCGAGTCGGATTGTTGTTTTCTTTTGGATATTGGATTCTATTTCCCCAAATTTATTTTTTAACATCGGGCAAACGTAAAAAATACTTTCTACTCATATTTTTAATATACGGACTTTTAAAATGCAGTACATGTAATTCCTTATTTTTTCATTACGAAAATGCTTTGCTGCCACATAAAACATACGAACAACGATATCCGTTGATGAAAAATTTTTCTAACTATTTGGATGATCAATTATGA
- a CDS encoding glycosyltransferase, whose translation MIVIKFIYHIFRNIFDTFLACIISFQKGTGPNDLYANCSELFITHTFGGGTRTFENNYLKNTKNIFIMRNVRGFKTKYITVNKYGEKKHYVFNVKKLDYLFQNLRPSKITVSSIIPYTNCKRMLESIIEYKNKTNASVCYMIHDFHCICPNFTLLAKDFSCNLDCSTHKCKINADIIEWRLIWKNFFSEIDEIRVFSESSKDMILQAYPDLHTDKFNIQPHDLSYCHFKPYKIRTEEPARIAIVGSCNTVAKGNKIVNDLVTYYDKKEIVLFGKIPLNGKARRNKVVLNFGPYKNDELPYLMEKYNINTVIFPSVCAETFSYTVSELIMFGINIICFDIGAQAEKVRNYEQGFIAPEISANAVITILENIV comes from the coding sequence ATGATCGTGATTAAATTTATTTATCATATATTCAGAAATATATTTGATACTTTTTTAGCCTGCATCATTTCTTTCCAAAAGGGAACAGGGCCTAATGATTTATATGCAAATTGTTCGGAATTATTCATTACACATACGTTTGGCGGCGGGACGAGAACCTTTGAAAATAACTATTTAAAAAATACGAAAAATATTTTTATAATGAGAAACGTTCGCGGATTCAAAACGAAATATATCACTGTAAATAAATATGGAGAAAAGAAACATTATGTTTTCAACGTTAAAAAGCTAGATTATTTGTTTCAAAATTTACGCCCCTCAAAAATAACGGTGAGTTCTATCATTCCGTATACAAATTGTAAAAGGATGCTTGAAAGTATTATTGAATATAAAAATAAGACAAACGCCTCTGTCTGCTATATGATACACGACTTTCACTGCATCTGTCCGAATTTTACGCTTCTAGCGAAAGATTTCTCTTGTAATTTGGACTGCAGTACCCATAAATGCAAAATTAATGCAGATATAATCGAATGGAGATTAATTTGGAAAAATTTTTTTTCTGAAATAGATGAAATTCGAGTTTTCAGTGAAAGCTCAAAAGACATGATTTTGCAGGCATATCCCGATTTGCATACCGACAAATTCAATATACAACCGCACGACCTATCCTATTGTCATTTCAAGCCTTATAAAATAAGAACGGAAGAACCCGCCAGAATTGCCATAGTCGGCAGCTGCAATACGGTGGCAAAAGGAAATAAAATAGTCAATGATTTAGTGACTTATTACGATAAAAAAGAAATCGTTTTATTCGGCAAGATACCTTTAAATGGTAAAGCCCGCAGAAATAAAGTTGTACTAAATTTCGGCCCCTATAAAAACGATGAGTTACCGTATTTGATGGAAAAATACAATATCAATACAGTTATATTCCCCTCTGTCTGCGCAGAAACCTTTTCCTATACCGTTTCCGAATTAATTATGTTTGGCATCAATATAATCTGTTTCGATATCGGAGCGCAGGCTGAAAAAGTCCGTAATTATGAGCAAGGTTTCATTGCCCCAGAAATATCGGCAAATGCAGTAATTACCATACTGGAAAACATAGTCTGA
- a CDS encoding polysaccharide pyruvyl transferase family protein, with the protein MKIGIMTFWWSQNNYGQILQCYALQRYLRDQGHDAYLIRYRYEKDVSKSLPIKLLKVCNPVLLYTYLKNKKTFYTIATEQKIHDRKFNEFRANHIKQSALLYESYAELKANPPDADCYIVGSDQVWSCVLSPIKSYKNIANAYFLNFGSDKIKRIAYAASWGTDTISKEYIKLIEPLIKRFNVVSVREEKGISLCTKCGYEGAVCCPDPTFLINPQIYFNEIAQTTENKTGKYIVLYMLNNTNTFNLNEVFIWAAQKKLEVKFITGNGLVDNRQKTFATIPEWLSLIKNAEYVITNSFHCALFSILADTSFAVIPLSGRYKSLNCRMDSLFTLCEMENRFIHNYNFDLLERKYSCDIKKIQWQARSFINEFLNDRD; encoded by the coding sequence ATGAAAATCGGAATAATGACTTTTTGGTGGTCACAGAATAATTACGGACAAATTCTGCAATGCTATGCGTTGCAAAGATATTTGAGGGATCAAGGACACGATGCGTATTTGATTCGGTATAGATATGAAAAAGACGTGTCAAAATCGCTTCCAATAAAACTTCTGAAAGTGTGTAATCCGGTATTATTATATACCTATCTGAAAAATAAAAAAACGTTTTATACGATTGCCACAGAACAAAAAATCCACGATCGTAAATTTAACGAATTTAGAGCAAATCACATAAAACAGTCCGCCCTGCTCTATGAATCTTACGCCGAACTGAAAGCCAATCCACCGGACGCCGACTGCTACATTGTGGGTAGCGATCAAGTGTGGAGCTGCGTACTTTCTCCAATAAAAAGTTATAAAAATATTGCCAACGCATATTTTCTGAATTTCGGGTCTGATAAAATAAAAAGAATCGCATATGCAGCGAGCTGGGGAACGGATACCATTTCAAAAGAATATATAAAATTAATAGAACCGTTAATTAAGCGATTTAACGTTGTTTCAGTTCGGGAAGAAAAAGGTATCTCACTTTGTACAAAATGCGGCTATGAAGGCGCCGTATGCTGTCCGGATCCGACATTTTTAATAAATCCACAAATATATTTTAATGAAATTGCTCAAACTACAGAAAATAAAACAGGAAAATATATCGTCTTGTATATGTTAAACAATACTAACACATTCAACCTGAATGAAGTTTTCATTTGGGCAGCACAAAAAAAGTTGGAAGTCAAATTTATTACAGGCAACGGGTTGGTTGATAATCGTCAAAAAACATTTGCTACTATCCCTGAGTGGCTTTCACTAATAAAAAATGCTGAATATGTCATCACCAATAGTTTTCATTGCGCTCTATTTTCGATCTTGGCCGATACGTCGTTCGCTGTCATACCGCTGAGTGGTCGCTACAAAAGCTTGAATTGCAGAATGGATTCTTTATTTACATTATGCGAAATGGAAAATAGGTTCATTCACAATTACAATTTTGATTTGCTTGAAAGAAAATACAGCTGTGACATAAAAAAAATACAGTGGCAAGCACGCAGTTTTATAAACGAATTTTTAAATGATCGTGATTAA
- a CDS encoding thiamine pyrophosphate-binding protein: MEHSYTDEKNVQILIALLKAHNIKKIIASPGTTNMAFVGSVQQDSFFEIYSCVDERSAAYMACGLAYESEQPVILSCTGATASRNYLPGLTEAFYRKLPILAITSTQDISKIGHHIAQVIDRSSPPTDSVRLTVTLPIVKDENDFWDCEIKINKALLELNHRGGGPVHINLPTEYSKVYNIKTLPSVRVIRRITDTQDFPELPKGRIAIFVGSHAPMSQKLTAEIDSFCKSHNAVVFCDHTSGYNGKYRILYDLVACQDQVMGRNRADVLIHIGEISGAYSQFIKTEQVWRISEDGEIRDYLKKLRYIFEIPESIFFIRYATDNTEVAHEYFDFCKSTLTSLYEKIPDLPFSNIWIASKISPLLPPDSCAYLSIYNTLRAWNFFTVPDSVSTFSNVGGFGIDGGVSSLIGASLVNKNKIYFCITGDLAFFYDMNVLGIRHIGNNVRILLVNNGIGTEFKNYNHPAAKFGTDGDAFMAAAGHFGNKSKYLVKHYSEDLGFKYISASSKAEFENTYEQFITTDSVSQPILFEVFTSAEDESCALESIMHMEDSFGGKAKRLAKNILGDSGMNLIKNTLKK, encoded by the coding sequence ATGGAACACTCCTATACGGATGAAAAAAATGTACAAATACTTATTGCCTTATTGAAAGCTCACAACATAAAAAAGATAATTGCATCTCCCGGTACCACGAATATGGCGTTCGTAGGCAGCGTCCAGCAAGATTCGTTTTTTGAGATATATTCCTGCGTAGATGAACGTTCAGCGGCTTATATGGCGTGTGGTTTAGCCTATGAATCGGAACAACCTGTCATTTTAAGTTGTACGGGAGCAACTGCTTCACGCAATTATCTGCCGGGTCTGACTGAAGCATTTTACAGAAAACTACCTATTTTGGCGATTACCTCAACGCAGGATATATCGAAAATAGGGCATCACATTGCACAAGTAATCGACAGAAGCTCACCGCCGACTGATTCCGTCCGGTTAACCGTGACGCTTCCGATTGTTAAAGATGAAAATGATTTTTGGGACTGCGAAATAAAAATAAATAAAGCACTTCTTGAATTGAATCACAGAGGCGGCGGACCGGTTCACATCAATCTGCCGACGGAATACAGCAAGGTCTATAATATAAAAACGTTGCCGTCGGTTAGAGTTATTCGACGGATTACGGATACGCAAGATTTTCCAGAATTACCGAAAGGTCGCATAGCGATATTCGTCGGTTCTCACGCTCCTATGTCTCAAAAACTTACCGCAGAAATCGATTCTTTCTGTAAATCCCATAATGCAGTCGTATTTTGCGATCATACCAGCGGCTACAACGGAAAGTATAGAATTTTGTATGATCTGGTAGCCTGCCAGGATCAGGTTATGGGCCGTAACCGTGCCGATGTACTCATACATATAGGCGAAATATCCGGAGCATACAGCCAATTTATAAAAACGGAACAGGTATGGAGAATCAGCGAAGATGGTGAAATCCGCGATTATTTAAAAAAACTTCGATATATATTTGAAATACCGGAAAGTATTTTTTTTATACGATATGCAACCGATAATACGGAGGTCGCCCATGAATATTTTGATTTTTGCAAAAGCACGCTTACTTCCCTGTATGAAAAAATACCGGACTTGCCTTTTTCAAATATATGGATAGCGTCCAAAATTTCCCCGCTGCTACCTCCCGACTCATGTGCATATTTAAGCATATATAATACTTTACGAGCATGGAATTTTTTTACGGTACCGGATTCCGTTTCCACATTTTCCAACGTGGGAGGGTTCGGAATAGACGGAGGTGTTTCTTCTTTAATTGGAGCTTCCTTGGTAAATAAAAATAAAATTTACTTCTGTATAACAGGAGATTTAGCGTTTTTTTATGACATGAACGTACTCGGTATTCGGCATATAGGAAATAACGTCCGTATTTTGCTCGTTAATAACGGTATCGGTACCGAATTTAAAAATTATAATCATCCGGCAGCAAAGTTCGGTACAGACGGAGATGCCTTTATGGCGGCGGCCGGGCATTTCGGCAACAAATCAAAGTATTTAGTAAAACATTATTCAGAAGATTTGGGGTTCAAATATATTTCGGCAAGTTCCAAAGCGGAATTTGAAAATACATACGAACAGTTTATTACAACAGATTCAGTAAGTCAGCCAATCTTATTTGAAGTTTTTACTTCTGCAGAAGATGAAAGCTGCGCTTTAGAATCGATTATGCATATGGAAGACAGTTTCGGCGGAAAGGCAAAACGATTGGCAAAGAACATACTTGGTGACAGCGGAATGAATCTGATAAAAAACACGTTAAAAAAATAA